A genomic window from Silene latifolia isolate original U9 population chromosome Y, ASM4854445v1, whole genome shotgun sequence includes:
- the LOC141632335 gene encoding uncharacterized protein LOC141632335 — MGKTPKIIEFLKRKNGHTSTNQTNEPSPNTTTTEDNETTHVDESRTAKIMRSLEPETNSYLVERNPGKRKQICQYPPGKRNEIRRAYILMVHINQCINQKTIQNLAQIPMVVGFKPHDINRAFIVDGFKNWKYAMGKEGAYNVHVGTVPNSPHQNAEKQQEDFLHQEGHLANIYAKQTPVDIAKNRLRLTSSIKALRWLTLQGLAMRGRDESENSTFYISSDIQIEILQIFRDKIKQAIRDEIGEHPFCIIVDEAGDVSGKQQLAIILRFVNNLGLVNESFFSIVHVNDTCASTLKKEIFKVKVMMVQVICMENGKGCKHWSLNNVLMHILFIVFAHRVQLALVAAAKDVVPIFQFFSKLSFVVSHILSSYKCVNELRKAYSIEIDMLIEDGELETGIGLNHASNL, encoded by the exons ATGGGTAAAACTCCTAAAATAATTGAGTTTTTGAAGAGAAAAAATGGCCATACTTCGACAAATCAGACGAATGAACCATCACCAAATACTACCACCACTGAGGATAATGAGACTACTCATGTTGATGAAAGTAGAACTGCAAAAATAATGAGATCGTTGGAACCGGAGACTAATTCTTATCTCGTGGAACGAAATCCTGGAAAACGTAAGCAAATATGTCAATATCCACCCGGAAAACGGAATGAAATAAGGCGAGCTTATATTTTAATGGTCCATATCAACCAGTGTATAAACCAAAAGACTATCCAAAATCTGGCTCAGATTCCCATGGTCGTAGGTTTCAAGCCTCATG ATATCAATAGAGCTTTTATTGTCGATGGGTTTAAAAACTGGAAGTATGCCATGGGTAAAGAAGGTGCTTATAATGTTCATGTGGGTACCGTTCCAAATTCACCTCATCAAAATGCTGAGAAACAGCAAGAAGATTTTCTGCATCAAGAAGGACATCTGGCTAATATTTATGCCAAACAAACACCCGTCGATATTGCTAAAAATAGATTGCGACTTACATCTTCTATTAAAGCATTGAGGTGGCTAACTTTGCAAGGATTGGCAATGAGAGGTCGAGATGAGAGTGAAAATTCAA CTTTTTACATATCATCAGACATACAAATAGAAATCTTACAAATTTTTAGGGACAAAATAAAGCAGGCAATCAGGGATGAAATTGGTGAACACCCTTTTTGCATTATTGTTGATGAAGCAGGAGATGTGTCTGGAAAACAACAATTGGCTATCATTTTGAGATTTGTTAATAATCTTGGATTAGTGAACGAAAGTTTTTTCAGTATTGTTCATGTTAATGATACATGTGCTTCGACTTTGAAGAAAGAGATATTTAAG GTCAAGGTTATGATGGTGCAAGTAATATGCATGGAAAATGGAAAGGGTTGCAAGCACTGGTCATTGAACAATGTCCTTATGCATATTTTGTTCATTGTTTTCGCCCATCGCGTACAATTGGCACTTGTAGCAGCAGCAAAGGATGTCGTAccaattttccaatttttctccaAGTTGTCATTTGTTGTCAGTCATATTCTTTCATCTTATAAGTGCGTTAACGAACTGCGAAAAGCGTATTCAATTGAGATAGATATGTTGATTGAAGATGGAGAACTTGAGACTGGGATTGGTTTGAATCATGCAAGCAATTTGTAA